In Treponema denticola, one genomic interval encodes:
- a CDS encoding O-acetyl-ADP-ribose deacetylase, protein MENTSTLIEIINADITKLKVDAIVNAANTTLLGGSGVDGAIHAAAGPELLEECRTLKGCKIGEAKITGAYKLPSKYVIHTPGPVYENGKNGEAELLANSYRSCLNLAFAYGCKSIAFPCISTGVYGYPKEEAAKIALNEISLFLKEHKDCMKVFIVCFGKENEEIYRKLMEKNYTT, encoded by the coding sequence ATGGAAAATACAAGTACTTTAATAGAAATAATAAATGCCGATATTACAAAATTAAAAGTAGATGCTATCGTAAACGCTGCAAATACTACTCTTTTAGGCGGAAGCGGTGTTGATGGAGCTATTCATGCCGCTGCAGGCCCGGAATTATTGGAAGAATGTAGAACCTTAAAGGGCTGTAAAATAGGGGAAGCTAAGATAACGGGAGCCTATAAACTTCCTTCAAAATATGTGATACACACTCCCGGCCCTGTTTATGAGAACGGAAAAAACGGAGAAGCGGAACTTTTAGCGAATTCTTATAGGTCTTGTTTGAATTTAGCTTTTGCATACGGCTGTAAATCCATAGCTTTTCCTTGTATAAGTACCGGAGTTTATGGTTATCCTAAAGAAGAAGCTGCAAAAATAGCCTTAAATGAGATTTCCTTATTTTTAAAAGAACATAAGGATTGTATGAAGGTTTTTATCGTCTGCTTTGGAAAGGAAAATGAGGAGATTTATAGAAAATTAATGGAAAAAAATTATACTACATAA
- a CDS encoding virulence RhuM family protein, producing MNKEIKNDNGEILIYNTEDGLTKIDVHFVDETVWLSQAQLCKLYQTSKSNISEHIKHIFEEGELSEESVVRNFRTTSSDGKNYNILHYNLDMIISLGYRIKSKIATNFRRWATERLKEYIIKGFAIDDDRLKNLGGGNYFKELLDRIRDIRSSEKVFYRQVLDLFATSIDYNANTEEAKLFFATVQNKMHYAIHNHTAAELIYDRVDSEKEFMGLTIFKGELPTLKEAKTAKNYLTEKELKGLNNLVSGYLDFAERQAQKEIPMTMKDWVEHVDKILAAAGENLLTGSGTVSRPQMENKVETEYKKYSMKTFSQVEKDYLNELKRLETLAKKVTQKK from the coding sequence ATGAATAAAGAAATAAAAAATGATAATGGTGAAATTCTAATTTATAATACGGAAGATGGTTTAACAAAAATAGACGTTCATTTTGTTGATGAAACGGTTTGGTTATCACAAGCACAACTTTGCAAGTTATATCAAACTAGCAAATCAAATATTAGTGAACATATAAAACACATTTTTGAGGAAGGCGAATTAAGTGAAGAATCAGTTGTTCGGAATTTCCGAACAACTTCCTCAGACGGCAAAAATTACAATATCTTACACTATAATTTAGATATGATAATTTCGCTTGGCTATAGGATTAAATCAAAAATTGCTACGAATTTTAGAAGATGGGCTACAGAACGTTTAAAAGAATACATCATAAAAGGTTTTGCGATAGACGATGACAGGCTCAAAAACCTTGGAGGCGGCAATTACTTTAAAGAGCTTTTAGACAGAATCAGGGATATCCGTTCAAGCGAAAAGGTTTTTTACAGGCAAGTTTTGGATTTATTTGCCACCAGCATCGACTATAACGCGAATACCGAAGAAGCCAAATTATTTTTTGCAACCGTACAAAACAAGATGCATTATGCGATACACAATCACACAGCCGCCGAATTGATTTACGACCGAGTAGACAGTGAAAAAGAGTTTATGGGACTTACCATATTTAAAGGCGAACTTCCAACATTAAAAGAAGCGAAAACGGCAAAAAACTATCTTACGGAAAAAGAACTAAAGGGCTTAAACAATTTAGTGTCAGGTTATCTGGATTTTGCAGAAAGACAAGCACAAAAAGAAATTCCTATGACAATGAAGGATTGGGTAGAACATGTGGACAAAATACTTGCAGCTGCAGGTGAAAATCTTTTAACCGGCAGCGGAACGGTATCTAGGCCACAGATGGAAAACAAGGTTGAAACCGAGTATAAAAAATACTCTATGAAAACTTTTAGCCAAGTAGAAAAAGACTATCTAAATGAATTAAAACGCCTCGAAACCCTTGCCAAAAAAGTAACACAAAAAAAATAA
- the dnaN gene encoding DNA polymerase III subunit beta, translated as MKISFDRDTLLKEISIAQEIIATKTALTILSNVLLSVKDGSLTIKATDIKVSFETKIPVNIIEEGSTTVFCDKFAGILSSLPSGEVEIEQKDQKLTIKSVVKKAKFQLKTIPENDFPAFTEPTNVNFFNIPTKEFKEMIHQTIFSVSDDETRYFMNGVYIENKEDTLYFVATDGRRLAHIKKNFGIPIPEFKGVIVPPKILNIINKRASDEGNIEVGIGEKNIFFNFNSYKFSSVLIDGQFPNYERVIPENQNLSFEVSRTEFIEALKRVSLLVELKTRRIFLNILPGSLIISSQENEIGSAREEIPCKYDGQEVMLALNYVYIEDPLKTITSDRIKVEFTEAMKAITLKPEPEEDFFHIIMPMQTE; from the coding sequence ATGAAAATAAGTTTTGACAGAGACACTCTTTTAAAAGAAATATCCATCGCTCAGGAAATTATCGCTACAAAAACGGCTTTAACGATTCTTTCAAACGTATTGTTATCGGTTAAAGACGGAAGCCTTACGATAAAGGCCACAGATATAAAGGTCAGCTTTGAAACAAAAATACCAGTAAACATAATCGAAGAAGGCTCAACAACTGTTTTTTGCGATAAATTCGCAGGTATTCTTTCATCTCTGCCATCAGGAGAAGTAGAAATAGAACAAAAAGACCAAAAACTCACGATAAAATCGGTAGTAAAAAAAGCAAAATTCCAACTTAAAACAATACCTGAAAATGACTTCCCTGCCTTTACGGAACCTACAAATGTAAACTTCTTTAATATTCCCACAAAAGAATTTAAAGAAATGATTCATCAAACTATTTTTTCGGTTTCGGATGATGAAACACGCTACTTTATGAACGGTGTTTATATCGAAAATAAAGAAGATACCTTATATTTTGTTGCAACCGACGGAAGGCGTCTTGCTCATATCAAGAAAAATTTCGGAATACCTATTCCCGAATTTAAAGGAGTAATTGTTCCTCCTAAAATTTTAAACATCATCAACAAAAGAGCATCTGATGAAGGAAATATAGAAGTAGGAATCGGTGAAAAAAACATATTCTTTAATTTTAATTCTTATAAATTCTCCTCAGTTCTAATCGACGGTCAATTCCCCAATTATGAAAGAGTAATTCCTGAAAATCAAAACCTTTCCTTTGAAGTTTCAAGAACGGAATTTATAGAAGCTTTAAAACGCGTTTCTCTTTTGGTAGAATTAAAAACAAGAAGAATATTTTTAAACATTCTTCCCGGTTCTCTTATTATTTCTTCTCAAGAAAATGAAATAGGAAGTGCACGCGAAGAAATTCCTTGTAAATATGACGGTCAAGAAGTTATGCTGGCCTTAAACTATGTTTATATAGAAGATCCTTTAAAGACCATCACTTCAGACAGAATAAAGGTAGAATTTACCGAAGCTATGAAAGCTATAACATTAAAACCTGAACCTGAAGAAGACTTTTTCCATATAATAATGCCTATGCAGACGGAGTAA
- the recF gene encoding DNA replication/repair protein RecF (All proteins in this family for which functions are known are DNA-binding proteins that assist the filamentation of RecA onto DNA for the initiation of recombination or recombinational repair.) gives MPFLSASFYNFRNLENATVNISSPEVFLVGKNGQGKTNFLEALYVSSYGTSFRTRSLAQICTKDEKEFSIRALYKETDQISHTISIIIQDKKKDIQKNFKKIKNSKELISTIPCILFHGDDIEFAVGTPSRKRFFIDQSVSLCNSDFIEALVKYSKALKSRNVILEQKKASLLDSIDEIFASLALLITSDRKNIVEEYAKHFSLIYEEISGVSGVEMVYRPSVKVESEEDLLILLAEKRQNDLIDRTSSIGPHRDRIHFIKDKKPFTERASNGQRRLISLVLRMIQAKIYSEKTGRKPIFLMDDILLELDPEKRQKFMELLPPYEQLFCTFLPGEPYKNYQKENTKIFFVEDGKFSVERE, from the coding sequence GTGCCCTTTCTTTCCGCTTCTTTCTATAATTTTAGAAATCTGGAAAATGCTACAGTAAATATTTCTTCCCCTGAAGTTTTTTTAGTAGGAAAAAACGGACAGGGGAAGACTAATTTTTTAGAAGCCCTCTATGTTTCTTCTTATGGAACTTCATTTAGAACACGTTCTTTAGCTCAGATATGTACAAAAGATGAAAAAGAATTTAGTATAAGGGCTCTTTACAAAGAAACCGATCAAATAAGCCATACTATTTCCATAATAATTCAAGATAAAAAAAAAGACATTCAAAAGAATTTTAAAAAAATTAAAAACTCTAAGGAATTGATAAGCACTATTCCCTGTATTTTGTTTCATGGGGACGATATAGAATTTGCCGTCGGAACTCCTTCAAGGAAGAGATTTTTTATAGATCAATCGGTTTCATTGTGCAATTCCGACTTTATAGAAGCCTTAGTAAAATATTCAAAGGCCTTAAAATCAAGAAATGTAATTTTAGAACAAAAAAAAGCTTCTCTTTTAGATTCTATAGATGAAATTTTTGCTTCCCTTGCTCTTTTAATCACTAGTGATAGAAAAAACATTGTAGAAGAGTATGCAAAGCATTTTTCTTTAATCTATGAAGAAATAAGCGGCGTTTCCGGTGTAGAAATGGTTTACCGCCCTTCGGTTAAGGTAGAAAGTGAAGAAGATTTGCTAATCTTGCTTGCAGAAAAACGCCAAAACGATCTGATTGATAGAACAAGTTCTATAGGTCCCCACCGCGACCGCATTCATTTTATAAAAGATAAAAAACCCTTTACCGAAAGAGCCTCAAACGGCCAAAGGCGGCTTATCTCCCTTGTTTTAAGAATGATTCAAGCCAAAATCTATTCCGAAAAAACCGGCCGAAAACCCATTTTTTTGATGGACGATATTCTTTTAGAACTCGACCCCGAAAAACGCCAAAAATTCATGGAACTCCTCCCCCCCTACGAACAACTTTTCTGTACCTTCCTCCCCGGCGAACCCTACAAAAACTACCAAAAAGAGAACA
- a CDS encoding ABC transporter ATP-binding protein, with product MREKTLNFKNSFFSILPFKQLSVLFFLALVSALAPFVSFWALSKTIDALSNLSQVQNVILYIIFIGAFLVTNDSFEAIRWTYSTYMEGKIFLEMKERLLEKVSKYAYIDIFENPDFLNKLRLADQLIPKFNSFFNSLAMLFSGVLGSLPFLWIGITTAWWVPLALITGFLPSLIIKWNLEERLWALEIQNGESYKEAAVHEHILLDSAFAKEIRLWNAASFILKRWKKNRYNLLKETSRLRNKSMGMTLLAHIFEGLVDCAVIAYLYMLVSRNALTTGAFVFAVTAVIQLRQNAFTVLLFGVDLKSDFNRLKPYFDVINYDETIIEKSQPYDEEIKVPQTVQNAIVLKSLSFSYPKCEEKALKDINLEIKKGEKIALVGANGSGKSTLIKIISGMYPDFEGGYFFNGKNSKEIAVNNLRRSFAAVYQDFARFPMTFEENAAISEIAEQFNDEPDSFKTEKKGFKIDAFKFEELCKCFPIANSMLEPKTLLTRQFEGGLDLSGGQWQRLALMRCAWADREIILLDEPTSALDPDSEHKVLEAMIELMKGKTAIVVTHRLALCRSVDRIIVVEDGSIAETGTHTELINKNGRYAEMFKKQSARYS from the coding sequence ATGAGAGAAAAGACTTTAAATTTTAAAAATAGTTTTTTTTCGATATTGCCTTTTAAACAGCTTTCGGTCTTGTTCTTTTTAGCTCTTGTGTCAGCCTTGGCTCCCTTTGTGAGCTTTTGGGCTCTTTCAAAAACAATTGACGCTCTTTCAAACCTTTCCCAAGTTCAAAATGTCATTCTATACATAATTTTTATAGGGGCATTTTTAGTTACAAACGACAGTTTTGAAGCTATCCGCTGGACCTATTCTACCTATATGGAAGGGAAAATCTTTTTGGAAATGAAAGAGAGACTTTTGGAAAAGGTTTCAAAATATGCGTACATAGACATCTTTGAAAATCCGGATTTTTTAAATAAGTTAAGATTGGCCGATCAACTCATTCCCAAATTTAACAGTTTTTTTAATTCTCTTGCTATGCTTTTTTCGGGTGTGCTGGGTTCTTTGCCTTTTTTATGGATTGGAATTACGACAGCTTGGTGGGTGCCCCTTGCTCTGATAACGGGTTTTTTACCGAGTTTAATTATAAAATGGAATCTTGAAGAAAGGCTATGGGCCCTGGAAATTCAAAACGGAGAGTCCTACAAGGAGGCCGCTGTTCATGAGCACATTCTTTTGGATTCTGCCTTTGCAAAAGAAATACGTCTGTGGAATGCCGCTTCATTTATTCTAAAAAGATGGAAGAAAAATAGATATAATCTTTTAAAGGAAACTTCCCGGCTTAGAAATAAAAGCATGGGAATGACCCTTTTAGCCCATATTTTTGAGGGGCTTGTGGATTGTGCTGTGATTGCATACTTATATATGCTTGTAAGCCGAAATGCCTTAACAACGGGAGCCTTCGTTTTTGCGGTTACGGCGGTTATTCAGCTGCGGCAAAATGCCTTTACTGTGCTTTTATTCGGTGTCGATCTTAAAAGCGATTTTAACAGGTTAAAGCCTTATTTTGATGTTATAAACTACGATGAAACTATAATCGAAAAGAGCCAGCCCTATGATGAGGAAATCAAGGTTCCTCAGACAGTACAAAATGCTATAGTTTTAAAATCTCTTTCATTTTCTTATCCTAAATGTGAAGAAAAGGCTCTTAAAGATATAAACCTTGAAATTAAAAAAGGAGAAAAAATAGCTCTTGTCGGCGCAAACGGTTCCGGTAAATCTACTTTGATTAAAATCATAAGCGGAATGTATCCCGATTTTGAAGGTGGCTATTTTTTTAATGGAAAAAATTCAAAAGAGATTGCGGTTAATAATTTAAGAAGATCTTTTGCGGCCGTTTACCAAGACTTTGCCCGTTTTCCTATGACGTTTGAAGAAAATGCAGCAATTTCCGAAATTGCCGAGCAGTTTAATGATGAGCCGGATTCTTTTAAAACTGAAAAAAAAGGATTTAAGATAGATGCCTTTAAATTTGAAGAGCTTTGTAAGTGTTTTCCGATAGCAAATTCAATGTTGGAGCCTAAAACCCTGCTTACAAGGCAGTTTGAAGGAGGGCTTGATTTATCGGGAGGCCAATGGCAGAGACTTGCCCTAATGCGTTGTGCTTGGGCGGATAGGGAAATAATTCTTTTGGACGAACCTACCTCGGCTCTTGATCCCGATTCCGAGCATAAGGTTCTTGAAGCTATGATTGAACTTATGAAAGGAAAAACGGCGATAGTCGTTACACACAGGTTAGCCCTTTGCCGCAGTGTCGATAGAATAATCGTCGTTGAAGACGGCTCAATCGCTGAAACCGGCACTCACACCGAGCTTATAAATAAAAACGGACGCTATGCCGAAATGTTTAAAAAACAAAGTGCCCGGTATAGCTGA